From Rhodanobacteraceae bacterium, the proteins below share one genomic window:
- a CDS encoding Nucleoside 5-triphosphatase RdgB (dHAPTP, dITP, XTP-specific) gives MHKIVLASSNAGKLVELRALLAGSGIELVAQTELGIGDVEEAGLTFVENAILKARHAARASGMAALADDSGLCVDALDGAPGLYSARYAGVHGDNAGNNAKLLRELEGVPDAQRMAHFTCVLALLRTADDPDPLIATGRWPGRVLHAPRGEHGFGYDPVFLPDDGGGLGSAELDPALKNRISHRGQALASLREMLFTPSPARGRGGRRPSA, from the coding sequence ATGCACAAGATCGTCCTCGCCAGCAGCAACGCCGGGAAGCTTGTCGAACTGCGCGCGTTGCTGGCGGGCAGCGGCATCGAACTGGTCGCGCAGACCGAACTCGGCATCGGCGATGTCGAAGAAGCCGGACTGACCTTCGTCGAAAACGCGATCCTGAAAGCGCGCCACGCCGCGCGCGCATCCGGCATGGCTGCGCTGGCCGACGACTCGGGACTCTGCGTCGATGCGCTGGATGGCGCGCCGGGACTGTATTCCGCGCGCTACGCCGGCGTGCACGGCGACAACGCCGGCAACAACGCGAAGCTGCTGCGCGAACTCGAAGGCGTGCCGGATGCGCAGCGCATGGCGCACTTCACGTGCGTGCTGGCGCTGCTGCGAACCGCCGACGATCCCGATCCGCTCATCGCGACCGGCCGCTGGCCCGGCCGCGTGCTGCACGCGCCGCGCGGCGAGCACGGTTTCGGCTACGACCCGGTGTTCCTGCCCGACGACGGTGGCGGCCTGGGTTCCGCCGAGCTCGATCCCGCGCTGAAGAACCGCATCAGCCACCGCGGGCAGGCGTTGGCGAGTTTGCGCGAAATGCTCTTTACCCCCTCTCCCGCTCGCGGGAGAGGCGGCCGCAGGCCGAGCGCGTAG
- a CDS encoding Oxygen-independent coproporphyrinogen-III oxidase-like protein YggW, which produces MEKNRKIANARALRHHGTDAEFKLWRFLRNRQIGGFRFRRQAPLGRYIVDFGCMDAKVIVELDGGQHAEHTRDDEIRTEYLERGGFRVLRFRNDDVLLRTDDVLAVILGSLEQFSPHPGPLPRAGEGEKRRVLEASRQSASLSNGEGEKRSPPLSLYIHIPWCVKKCPYCDFNSHGLRAAMPEREYVAALLADLDGDLADCGEAIHRREITSVFFGGGTPSLFAPNAIAAILDGAAARIPFARDCEITLETNPGTVEHGRFDGYRSAGVNRISFGVQSFDDEKLRALGRIHSSAEAENAIRQAQDAGYDNINLDLMYALPQQTLDGALADVERAVALQPAHLSHYQLTLEPGTPFAKTPPPLPDHDAAWDMQEACQARLAQAGYAQYEVSAYALPGRRCRHNLNYWTFGDYLGMGAGAHGKISRPGTRNEGLGESGRELNIKVQRRWKIRSPVAYLQHARTPQRIGGDETIGAEHLPFEFMLNALRLNDGVPIADFTTRTGLPAETIAAPLHEARAKGWLTGDAERLQPTPLGQRFLNDLIEIFLPDAPERPHA; this is translated from the coding sequence TTGGAAAAGAACCGCAAAATCGCGAATGCCCGCGCGTTGCGGCATCACGGCACCGACGCGGAATTCAAGCTGTGGCGTTTTCTGCGCAATCGCCAGATCGGTGGGTTTCGATTCCGGCGGCAAGCCCCACTGGGTCGGTACATCGTCGACTTCGGCTGCATGGACGCCAAGGTCATCGTGGAATTGGACGGTGGCCAGCATGCCGAACACACGAGAGACGACGAAATACGAACGGAATATCTGGAGCGCGGCGGCTTTCGCGTGCTGAGATTCCGGAACGACGACGTCTTGCTGAGAACGGATGACGTTCTTGCAGTGATACTCGGATCGTTGGAGCAATTCTCCCCTCACCCCGGCCCTCTCCCGCGAGCGGGAGAGGGAGAAAAGCGACGCGTGCTGGAAGCATCGCGTCAATCCGCCTCCCTCTCGAACGGAGAGGGAGAAAAGCGCTCTCCGCCGCTTTCGCTCTACATCCACATCCCGTGGTGCGTGAAGAAGTGCCCGTACTGCGATTTCAATTCGCACGGGCTGCGCGCGGCGATGCCGGAGCGTGAATATGTCGCGGCGTTGCTGGCGGACCTGGACGGCGACCTCGCGGATTGCGGAGAAGCGATCCACCGCCGCGAAATCACCAGCGTGTTCTTCGGCGGCGGCACGCCCAGCCTGTTCGCGCCGAATGCGATCGCGGCGATCCTGGACGGTGCAGCGGCACGCATTCCGTTCGCGCGCGATTGCGAAATCACGCTGGAAACCAATCCCGGCACGGTCGAACACGGCCGTTTCGACGGTTACCGCTCAGCCGGCGTGAACCGGATCAGCTTCGGCGTGCAGAGTTTCGATGACGAAAAACTGCGCGCGCTGGGCCGCATCCATTCGTCGGCCGAAGCCGAAAACGCGATCAGGCAGGCGCAGGACGCCGGGTACGACAACATCAACCTGGACCTGATGTACGCGCTGCCGCAGCAAACGCTCGACGGCGCGCTCGCCGATGTCGAACGTGCGGTTGCGCTGCAACCCGCGCACCTCTCGCACTACCAGTTGACGCTGGAACCCGGCACGCCGTTCGCGAAAACGCCGCCGCCACTACCCGACCACGACGCGGCGTGGGACATGCAGGAAGCCTGTCAGGCGCGGCTGGCGCAGGCCGGCTACGCGCAATACGAAGTGTCGGCGTACGCGCTGCCGGGAAGGCGCTGCCGCCACAACCTCAACTACTGGACGTTCGGCGACTACCTCGGGATGGGCGCGGGAGCGCACGGGAAGATCTCGCGGCCGGGGACGAGGAACGAGGGTCTGGGGGAGAGCGGTCGCGAGCTAAACATCAAAGTTCAGCGCCGCTGGAAAATCCGTTCCCCCGTCGCCTACCTTCAGCATGCGCGCACGCCGCAACGCATCGGCGGCGATGAAACGATCGGCGCCGAGCACCTGCCATTCGAATTCATGTTGAACGCCTTGCGCTTGAACGACGGCGTCCCCATCGCGGATTTCACGACGCGCACCGGCTTGCCTGCCGAAACGATCGCCGCGCCCCTGCACGAGGCGCGCGCAAAAGGTTGGCTGACCGGCGATGCCGAACGCCTGCAACCGACCCCACTCGGCCAGCGTTTCCTCAACGACCTGATCGAAATTTTCCTGCCCGACGCACCGGAGCGCCCGCATGCCTGA